The genomic interval GCTGATCACTTTACTGTGTAAGGGAGCACCATACACCGGATTTCCTTgagactcttcctttctcacttCTACTCTTGCTTCAACCAACTCTGGCTGTGCCCCTTGTGGACCTGTGGGACCATGGATCAGGGCTCCACACTCACTTCACACAATATCTTCCCTGACCCCCAAGGCAATGCTTCATATTTCTTACCTCGTTCTGTGCAGTTACTGGGTCAGTTCTCGAAGCCAGACTGGAGGAAGCCTGACTGGGCAGCAGTGGTGAGAACCAAAGCTGGTCACTCACACTGATTGGTGGGGGCATGGGAGAGCGAGAGTGTTTCTTCCAGCAAGGTTATTTGGAGACCTCATGCATTGGAAACCaatggaaaaggggaaaagcacGCAGAAACCAACCTCTAGCTGGACACAGACCTGACAGAACCAACATGGGCACGGTGACAAGAAAGGAACGTCCCCGTCATACTCTGTTGGCAACCAAGCAAGCAAAGGCGCAGCTTCCAGGAAGATCAGCCTGGACATTGCAATCGATAAGATGTGAACCAGGAGCACCTTGGACTGGGAGTGGTGTGGGACTGGTGGGGGatgtgcagggcaggggagcagaaggaacaaagatatacagaggcagaaaaggaaggaaaggggcCAGCTGTGTGTGAAATAGGACCCATCACTGCTTGTCTGGCTGAGCGCTGTGCCCAATCACCAGTCTATCCGGTCTTCTTGTAACTTctcattaaacattttcttcaatttaGTGACTGGGGTGAGGGTGAGTGAGGCCAGTGCAGGGCtcagtgccagcagctggagtGGGGTGGCGAGTCACAGCCCATGAtcctggtgctggctgctggggtcAAGAGTCTCTGTGCGTCTGTGCACATGTGTGTGTCTATCCCTGTGTCTGTCCGTGGGACCTGTGCTCAGCTTGGCTTCTGGCTGACCCTCAGAAAGTGGCAGCTGCTAACCTCAGCCTGAGCAGAAGTGCCAGGTCCCTGGGCACCTGGCTGGGCTCCAACATCTGGGCAGGATGGCACTTGGTGTTCCTGCCCGTCCTGGTCTGTACTGGTTCCAGTGACCAGGCAGGAGGgttctgggctgcagcagctggaggagacaGCCAGGCTTCTGCCATCCCTTAACTCACCCcaacccagcccagcccagcccgtgGTGTCCAGCAACCAACTGATGTGGGTTGGAGCAGGTAGAATAGCGTGTAAAGAACAGTAAAATTCGAGCATCTTTGGCATTTTTTATTGCTGACCTTCCATGTAAGATTCCAGGACTTCAAACCATTAAAGCACCTTCGATGGTAATTGTTGATTCCTTGTCACAGGCCGATGAGGTTTCCAGGTCAGCATCAAGACAAGCTCCTATGCTGTGACATTACAAAAGCAGCCCCACTGGGGTGTGATTGTAATATCAGCTGTAATTACAACTGCTTGTTATTCCCACCCATACTGAATTGCTGGTGCATTGTAATGCACCATGGGGCCAGTATTGATGTGATGGGGTATTGATGCCAGTAACAATTTATGTTTGTATTGTTAACTTTGTGTTGTGGTAAAAGCTGTAAAATCTGTGCTTCAAGGCAAGGGCAAGATGATCCAGGCCTTGAGGATATCTAAAGGATGATTCATAAAAAAACTACTTGATCAGAAAGGCCATTTGGTAAGGAAACATCCAATACatagaatttctaggttggaagagacctcaagatcatcgagtccaacctctaacctaacactaacagtccccactaaaccatatccctaagctctacatctaaacgtcttttgaagacttccagggatggtgactccaccacctccctgggcagcccgttccagtgcctcacaaccctttcaataaagaaattcttcctaacatctaacctaaaactcccctggcgtaactttagcccattccccctcgtcctgtcaccaggcacatgggagaacaggccaacccccacctctctacagcctcctttaatgtacttatacagagcaataaggtcacccctgagcctcctcttctctaggctgaacaagcccagctccttcagccactcctcataggacttgctctccaagcccctcaccagcttcgtcgcccttctttggacccgctcaagcacctcgatgtccttcttgtagcgaggggcccaaaactgaacacagtactcgacgtgcggcctcaccagagccgagtacagggggacgatcacctccctagccctgctggtcacagtgtttctgatacaagccaggatgccgttggccttcttggccacctgagcacactgctggctcatattcagctgactgtccaccatcactcccaggtccttctctgcctggcagctctccaaccattcctctcccagcctgtagttctgcttggggttattgcgccccaggtgcaggacccggcacttagccttgttgaacttcatacagttgacctcagcccatcggtgcagcctatccagatcctcctgcagagccttcctaccctcgagcagatcgacacacgcacctagcttggtgtcatctgcaaacttactgagggtgcactcaatgccatcatccagatcattgatgaagatgttaaagaggaccggccccagcaccgagccctgggggacgccactagtgactggcctccaactggacttggctccattcaccacaactctttgggcccggctatccagccagtttctaacccaacgaagcgtgcaccagtccaagccatgagcagccagtttcttgaggagaatgctgtgggagacggtgtcaaaagccttgctgaagtcaaggtagaccacatccacagcctttccctcatccacccagcgcgtcactttgtcgtagaaggagatcaggttcgtcaagcaggacctgccttccataaacccatgctggctgggcctgatcgcctgcttgcccttcaagtgccgcatgatgactcccaagaggatctgctccatgagcttccctggtactgaggtcaaactgaccggcctgtagttccccgggtccgccctccggcccttcttgtagatgggcgtcacatttgctagtcgccagtcagctgggacctcccccgatagccaggactgctgataaatgatggataggggcttggccagctcctctgccagttctctcagtacccttgggtggatcccatccggccccatcgatttgtgcacatccaagtgccgtagcaggtcaccaaccagttcttcatggatggtgagggccacatcctgctccctgtccccttccaccagttctgggtactgggtatccagagagcaaccggttttgccactaaagactgaggcaaagaaggcattaagcacctctgccttttcctcatctcttgtaactaagtttccccccgcatccagtaaaggatggagattctccctagtcctcctttttgtgctgatgtatttataaaagcgttttttgttatctttaacagcagtagccagattgagctccagatgagctttggccttcctaatcttgtccctgcacagcctcgctacatccttatagtcctccttagtggcctgcccaattttccaaagattataaaccctcttttttctcctaagctcaagccacaattctctgttgagccaggctggtcttcttccccgctggctcatctttgggcacatggggacagaccgctcctgcgccattaggatttgcctcttaaagagcgcccagcctttctggacccctctgcccttcagaaccgcctcccatgggactccaccaactagtgtcctgagcagcccaaagtcagccctccgaaagtccaatacagtggttttactggttcccttcctggccccaccaagaatagtgaactccaccatttcgtggtcactctgcccaagactgttcccgacaatcacatcctccaccagtccttctctgtttgtgaagagaaggtctagcagggcaccacccctggtaggttcactaatcagctgcgtcaggaagctatcttccactttctccagaaacctcctagactgcttcctctgggctgtgttgtgcttccaggatatgtcagggaagttgaagtcccccatgagtaCAAGCGCCGACGAattcgcaacttctgtcagctgcctgtagaactcctcatccgtctcctcatcctggttcggcggtctatagcagaccccgaccaggacactagccttgttgtccctgccgatcctaacccaaagggactcgatcttgtcattcctagcctcgagttctacaacatcgaaagactctctaatatagagagccacaccgccaccccttctgtgctgcctgtcccttctgaagagcctatagccaggcatcgcagcactccagtcatgagactggtcccaccacgtttccatgatggcaaccaagtcgtagcctgccctctgcacgatggcttccagctcctcctgtttgttacccatgctgcgtgcattggtgtagatgcacttcagctgggcctttaccttatcctccggccttgccattgctccccctggcacagccccaacagtccttgcttcagccccatcccccttcttacctagtttaaagccctatcaatgagccccgccagctcctggcccaggatcctttttcccctaaaggatagggacccatctacggccatcagaccaggtgctgagtaaactgccccatggtcgaaaaacccaagatttctgcgtaggcaccagccccggagccacgtgtttaacaggtgggctttccttgtcctctccatacccctccctgtcaacgtagggatggacgaaaatactacctgcactcctgctccgtccactaaccgtcccagccccctaaagtctcttttgatagccttcaggcttctgtcatcaatgtcatcactacctgcctggactatcacaagaggataatagtctgaggggcgtaccaggttggggagcttcctggcaacgtccctgaccctggccccagggaggcagcagacttccctacgggtagggtcaggccgacaaatagggccctctgtccccctaaggatagagtctcccacgacaatcacccttctttctttcttggtggaggcagtcctgatgcgtggagtcgacctcctcgccctaggcatcctcctgggaacacttcctacctcttcctcagttgctgttgatctctcattctccagggcctcaaacctgttttgtaagggcacctgggaaggtggggctagaaggggagggcatcgcctgccatgtcgcgcagggacctgtttccattcctcctcaactcccagatcccctccctctgtccgacggcgacagggcagggggtccacccccgtttggggtgtctcaccccggtacctctccttgaggccctgcagggagttgctccagaagtctatctcccgctcacattccctgatggccctcagcctctccacctcctccttgagctccgccaccatgtGACATATACTACTGAATGTGCTACCAATCAACTTCTTAGAAATACTTGGCTGACAAACAAAGGTATGAGTTGCTAATACTAATGAGGACTATCCTCATTAGAATAGTCAAATTCATGCCCTTAGGCTGAGAGACCCCAGCCCAACAAGAGACCCTTCCCCTCTGAGGATGTCTAGAATGATTTTGTCAAACCAGCAGTATGCTCATTATGTAACCAATTAGAAATTAGAGGTCTGTGCTAACATCTACATGTAGTGATAAGAGATGGTCTAAAGTGTGGCACGGGAAATCCTTAGGTGTGCCAGCTTAGCAAGAAACCACCTGGTACTCACCCAAGTCTGAAACAGACAATATCTCCACCTAATGTGAGGATAGGCTCATTGCACACTGGGTAGGGAATCCAAACTTTTGATTGGACAGCTACATGAGCTTGCTTTGACAGGTTGTGGCTGATAATTTAGAGCTTCAGGGAATAAATAAGTAGGATGACTTGGGTTGATATCAAAATGCTTAATGAATTGGTTTTACTAAGCACCATAATTCAGTATCCAGTGgtatttggttttgtgtttttttttttaaacaatgccAGCAATATATTGCATTGTCCACTTGAGATATGGTATTCATAAACTGATCAATACAGTTGTCAATCAAGTTGTTGATAATGACACCGAACTGGGAGGATCTGTGGATTCTATCAAGGGTGGAGAGGCCTCGAAGAGGGATCTGGAGAAATGGGCAGCTACCGACTGCAGGAACAAGAGCGTGTGCTGGACCCTTCCCCTGGGCAAATAAATCAAAAGGCTTTGAGTAATCTGGGACCCCCAGTGCAGGGGCAGATGTTAAGGCATCTGTAATAGCTTTGAatgccttttccctttccacttcCCAGGAGATGGGTTCTGTTTCCTCATCCTTGGTGCCCTCAGTTACAGGTGTAGGCAGTTCCCCCAGTCCTGGTATCCACAGTCTGTAAAAACCGGCCCCATGTTCCCACAGTAGTAGCTTTCTCCCCTATTATTTCTCTCCCTTCATCCAGTCCCAATACAGCAGATGTTCCTTGATTCACCGCAGCCTAGAGGGGATTTCCTAAGCTGGGGAAGCCCCAGGAGAGCACAGAGACAGacccagagctggcagctcctcCAAAGTGGTCGAcgagccatgggcagggccagcacactgccaaggcaatgcttcctatttcttaccttggtcgGTGCACAGTTACTGGGTCAGTTCTCGAAGCCAGACTGCCtgccttgctttcttccttAACTCTTCATCCATCCTGTCTTCTCAAGCAGCCTCCATTCTTTGTCAGCTCTCTGCAGAACCACCGTCACTAAGGCACAGGCTGAAAGcagcggggcatgccttccAGCTGCACTGGTAATGGGGCTACCTAGAAGGCGATTAGATCCCGGATGAGCCCCGAATTTGTGAGAAACAATCTGCAGTCAATAACACAGGCTCAGGCTAGGATCTCATTGaatgtcatggtttaacccggccggcagctaaacaccacgcagccgttcgctcaccctcccctctccctctctgggactggggagagaaatggaaagtgaagcccgtgagttgagataaagacagtttaataagacaggaaaataataataacaaaaataataataacaataataataataataatacaatggtgataataggaaagtaataatcatatgtacaaacaagtgatgcacaatgcaattgctcaccactcgctgaccgatgcccagcctaaccccgagcagtctggccccctccccccagctagccacccctatctattgtttagcatgacgtcagatggtatggaatacccctttggctagtttgggtcacctgtcctgggtctgtcccctcccagctcttactgcacccccagcctgcccgttggcaggacagagcaaaaggctgagatgtccttggcttggtgtaagcactgctctgcaacaattaaagcattggggtgttatcagcactcttctcatcctaagccaaaacacagcattccaccagctactaggaagaaaattaattctgttctaactgaaaccaggacattgAAGCAGCATTTTTGTGATTGCAATGGTGGACGTGCTGCAAGTACATCATAACCTTATATTCCCTATTAGCTGACACTTGAttcctcccctgtttcctcattggctgagtgCTACAGGTTCACAAACTACTCGACACTTATTACTATACCAGGTAGGTACAGTTTTACTTGACCAACCATTACCACGACAACCATACCCCCCACTGTTAAGCAtgcacaatcacttttgaatatgcaaggttagtggaaGTTTCTACTGCAAAGAGACAACTTTCATTCTCACAGTTACCAGCGATTAGGACCTGAGGAGATGGCTTGAAGCTGCAACCGGGATGGTTCAGGCTTGATATCAcaaaaaggttcttcactgatggggtggtcaggcactggaacacgCTCCACAGGGCACCACTCACAGCATCATGCCTACCAGAGTTCAAGCAGTTGGCTAACACTCTCATTAgcagggtctgattttttgggtttTCCTTTGAGGACCCAGGATTTGGACCCAGTGATCCTTGTGGCTCCCATCCAACCCCAGCCCCTCTGTGATTCTCTTTCTCGTGACAAGTCCTGGCAAACAAATTCACTCAGACAGAAGAGGCCCCTCATGTACTGACGTGTAGGCTCACTGTGCCTACACAAAGTCCACAAAGGACATGACAAGCGGGGACCTCAAAACCTCCCTGGGGCTCCTGCCTTAACCCACAGCCTCATTCTATACCTGTGCACAAGTAGCTGGATCCCCCGTCACTGCCTGCAAGAGCGGAGTGGTTGtgagccccagcccagcagcaggcacaggaagggcagcagcaccatAAGTGGAACAGAGCACTGCTATGCTGGGAGCCCCAAGAAAAACCAGAGCCCCAGGACTGCCCCAGTGTTGGGCAGACGCTCGGGACAATGCTGCCATTGTCACTCACCTGGTGCCACATTGTAgcccttctccttcttccctgcAGACAGAACAAAGCATCAGCACCAGCCACATGTCACGGCCAGGCTGGGGGCCTCCCAAAGGTGCCCCAGCTCCTCATACAGCCCCTCCAGACCCTGCCTTCCTCCACCACCCCTCTGCCTCACCTGCCCAGGCACGTTACCCTGCTTGCTCTTCCAGACAGCAAATCCAGCCAGGGCAGCGATGACAGCCACGACAGCTACAGCCACCCCCACCACGATGGGGATCAGGTTGGACTGTGGCTCTGGGGAAAATTAGGGTCATCAGCAGGAGAAGGGGGAGCCCCTGAACATTCCATTCCCGCACATCCCATGCTGCTGGGCTCACCCCATGAGAAGAGGccgggctggggcaggctggcATGCTCCACACGGCACTGGTACTTGTCCCTGTTCCCCGGCAGGACATCGATGGTGGCCCAGGCATGGTAGGTGCCGTCACTGTTGGGCACGGTGCTCCCCCTCTGGGTCTCCTGCTCCTGGACCACGCCATCCTTCAGCCAGCTGATGGAGATGGGTCGCGGGTAGAAGCCGTGAGCACGGCAGGACAAGGTCAGGATCTTTTCGGCCTCCATCCCGGACACTCGAACCTCGGGGCGTTCTGGGGAAGGGGGTGGCAGCAAGGGCCAGGCTGAGCTCCCTGCActggccctgctcctgcttACAGCCCGGTGCTGCATCCCCCCTCAGCCTcacctctcctctccagcaCGTCCTTCCCAAAGCTCATGTATTTCCTCAGCCACTCAATGCAGGTGTTCTCCAGGTAGTACTTGTTGCGCTCAGCATCAGTCCCTTCCTGCTCCCACTTCCTCTTGGTGATTAGTGCTGCAGCGTCCGCTGCAGTGTACGTCAGCGTGTCTTTGTCAAAGGCAAGGAAGTCATTTCCTTCATAGCCAATCTGGTGAAACCCCCTAATACTACCATCCTCAAGGAGGTCACAGCCATACATGCGCTGCAACGTGTGAGACCCTGAAACACAATGAGGGACAGGGGGTGAGGGGCAGCCACAGTCCTGGCCCTTTAATGAGGTGCAGACCCCACTGGCAGCGCATGCGGGTGCCACACACTGCCCTGTCCCAGAGTGCTGCATCCCTGAAAGACTGGGCTGGGGCCCAGCACCACAGTACTTTCAGGAAGCGAGGGCCTTGTACAGGGTTGTCAATGCTGTGAGGTGACCAGGAGCTgagatggggtggggggaatcCCTCAGGGTTTGGGGTAGAGGCCTGAAGCACCATGGGAAAAGCAAGGGGCTGGGACAATGGGGGCAGGATACCCTCTGGCTCTGGGGGTCCTGACTGCTGTGGGGATGTGGAAGGGCTGGGAGGGGTTGGCCTGGAGCCCCCTAGCTCTGGGATAGGGGATTCTGAGCAGCATAGGGGTGGCAAGGGGCTGGGCTGTGTCTGGAAGCACCCCTCTGGGTGTGGGACAAGGCACCAGCAGCATCGTGGGGCTGGGACACGGCAGCTGGGAGCCCCATGACAGCAACACCACACAGGGACCGaacagcacagccagggctggggcagtaGCATGGGGGAAGGGCCAGGCCTCAttggggctggggacccccccacccctcccacagcacccactcccacagcctgcagagctgtggcCCAGCCCGCTCTCACCCCTGCTCTGGTTGTAGCGCTCCCGCAGCGTGTCCAGGCCTACGTGGAAAACCTGCTCACTCCTCTGTAAGTTCTCAGTCTCCCTGTCCCAGTACTGCTGATCCGTATTGGCCGCAATCCAGTCCACCCGGGGTTCCATCCTCCTGGTCTCGCTGTCATAGCGCACGAAGACCTCCCCATCCACGAACCCCACGGTCACGAACTGCGGCACCCCCGGGCTCGGGTCCGACACCCCGATGTCGAAATAGCGCAGGGAGTGGGGCTCTGCGGGAACAGGGGCGGCTGAGAGGGGCATCCCCGAGGGGAGGCCGAGCCCGGAGGGGGCcgagaggggaaggggaggagaggggaggccCGGGGGGACCCGGTGCCGGGAGGGCCCGGCCCCACTCCCACTCACCGCTCGCTGCTCCGCCCAggacccccagcagcagcctcaggcCGAGGCCCAGGGCCCCCACCTGTCCCGGCCCCATGGCTCCGCTGTGCCCCGAGCTGCCGCCGGAGCTCGAAGCCATCCGGAATCTCCGGCACAATACCGCGACGCGATTGGTGGCTCCGACGCGCTTCTACCAATGACTAACAGGAATTCTTATGACGTCACCGGGCGCCGGGTAGATCGCGGTCCCGCACGTTGCCAGAAGCGAAAGTGAAAGCACTGCGGGCAGTGCGGGGTCTGGGCTTCCGGCTTAACTAACGGGTTAACCAGATTCCCCGGTGTACTGCTGAGCTCTTTACTGTGTAAGGGAGCGCCATACACCAGATTTCCCTgagactcttcctttctcacttCTACTCTTGCTTCAGCCATCTCCGGCTGTGCCCCTGGTGGACCTGTGGGACCATGGATCAGGGCTCCACACTCACTTCACACAATATCTTCCCTGACCCCCAAGGCAATGCTTcctatttcttaccttggtctgtgcagtTACTGGGTCAGTTCTCGAAGCCAGACTGGAGGAAGCCTGACTGAGCAGCAGTGGTGAGAACCAAAGCTGGTCACTCACACTGACTGGTGGGGGCATGGGAGAGGGAGAGTGTTTCTTTCAGCAAGTTTATTTGGAGACCTTATGCATTGGAAACCaatgggaaaggggaaaagcaagcagaaaccAACCTCTAGCTGGACACAGACCTGACAGAACCAACATGGGCACGGTGACAAAAAAGGAATGTCCCCGTCATACTCCGTGTTGGCAACCAAGCAAGCAAAGGCGCAGCTTCCAGGAAGATCAGCCTGGACATTGCAATCGATAAGATGTGAACCAGGAGCACCTTGGACTGGGAGTGGTGTGGGACTGGTGGGGGatgtgcagggcaggggagcagaaggaacaaagatatacagaggcagaaaaggaaggaaaggggcCAGCTGTGTGTGAAATAGGACCCATCACTGCTTCTCTGGCTGAGCGCTGTGCCCAATCACCAGTCTATCCTGTCTTCCTGTAACTTctcattaaacattttcttcaatttaGTGACTGGGGTGAGGGTGAGTGAGGCCAGTGCAGGGCtcagtgccagcagctggagtGGGGTGGCGAGTCACAGCCCATGGGCCTGGTGCTGGCTTCTGGGGTCAAGAGTCTCTGTGTGTCTGTGCGCGTGTGTGTATCTGTCCATGTGTCTGTCCCTGTGTCTGTCCGTGGAACCTGTGCTCTGCTTGGCTGCTGGCTGACCCTCAGAAAGTGGCAGCTGCTAACCTCAGCCTGAGCAGAAGTGCCAGGTCCCTGGGCACCCGGCTGGGCTCCAACATCTGGGCAGGATGGCACTGGATGTTCCTGCCTGTCCTGCTCTGTACTGGTTCCAGTGACCAGGCAGGAGGgttctgggctgcagcagctggaggagataGCCAGGCTCCTGCCATCCCTTAACTCACCCCAACCCAGCCCAGCCTGTGGTGTTCAGCAAGCAACTGATGTGGGTTGGAGCAGGTAGAATAGCGTGTAAAGTAAAGAACAGGAAAATTCACGCATCTTTGGCAAATTTTATTGCTGAACTTCCATGTAAGATTCCAGGACTTCAAACCATTAAAAGCACCTTTGATGGTAATTGCTGATTAATTGTCACAGGCCAATGAGGTTTTTTCAGGTCAGTGTCAAGACAAGCTCCTATGCTGTGACATTACAAAAGCAGCCCCACTGGGGTGT from Anas acuta chromosome 31, bAnaAcu1.1, whole genome shotgun sequence carries:
- the LOC137846233 gene encoding class I histocompatibility antigen, F10 alpha chain-like isoform X2, which codes for MASSSGGSSGHSGAMGPGQVGALGLGLRLLLGVLGGAASEPHSLRYFDIGVSDPSPGVPQFVTVGFVDGEVFVRYDSETRRMEPRVDWIAANTDQQYWDRETENLQRSEQVFHVGLDTLRERYNQSRGSHTLQRMYGCDLLEDGSIRGFHQIGYEGNDFLAFDKDTLTYTAADAAALITKRKWEQEGTDAERNKYYLENTCIEWLRKYMSFGKDVLERRERPEVRVSGMEAEKILTLSCRAHGFYPRPISISWLKDGVVQEQETQRGSTVPNSDGTYHAWATIDVLPGNRDKYQCRVEHASLPQPGLFSWEPQSNLIPIVVGVAVAVVAVIAALAGFAVWKSKQGKKEKGYNVAPGSPITSAAGRHAPLLSACALVTVVLQRADKEWRLLEKTGWMKS
- the LOC137846233 gene encoding class I histocompatibility antigen, F10 alpha chain-like isoform X3, with protein sequence MASSSGGSSGHSGAMGPGQVGALGLGLRLLLGVLGGAASEPHSLRYFDIGVSDPSPGVPQFVTVGFVDGEVFVRYDSETRRMEPRVDWIAANTDQQYWDRETENLQRSEQVFHVGLDTLRERYNQSRGSHTLQRMYGCDLLEDGSIRGFHQIGYEGNDFLAFDKDTLTYTAADAAALITKRKWEQEGTDAERNKYYLENTCIEWLRKYMSFGKDVLERRERPEVRVSGMEAEKILTLSCRAHGFYPRPISISWLKDGVVQEQETQRGSTVPNSDGTYHAWATIDVLPGNRDKYQCRVEHASLPQPGLFSWEPQSNLIPIVVGVAVAVVAVIAALAGFAVWKSKQGNVPGQGRRRRATMWHQVAPLPVQLEGMPRCFQPVP
- the LOC137846233 gene encoding class I histocompatibility antigen, F10 alpha chain-like isoform X6 produces the protein MASSSGGSSGHSGAMGPGQVGALGLGLRLLLGVLGGAASEPHSLRYFDIGVSDPSPGVPQFVTVGFVDGEVFVRYDSETRRMEPRVDWIAANTDQQYWDRETENLQRSEQVFHVGLDTLRERYNQSRGSHTLQRMYGCDLLEDGSIRGFHQIGYEGNDFLAFDKDTLTYTAADAAALITKRKWEQEGTDAERNKYYLENTCIEWLRKYMSFGKDVLERRERPEVRVSGMEAEKILTLSCRAHGFYPRPISISWLKDGVVQEQETQRGSTVPNSDGTYHAWATIDVLPGNRDKYQCRVEHASLPQPGLFSWEPQSNLIPIVVGVAVAVVAVIAALAGFAVWKSKQGNVPGQGRRRRATMWHQA
- the LOC137846233 gene encoding class I histocompatibility antigen, F10 alpha chain-like isoform X1 — its product is MASSSGGSSGHSGAMGPGQVGALGLGLRLLLGVLGGAASEPHSLRYFDIGVSDPSPGVPQFVTVGFVDGEVFVRYDSETRRMEPRVDWIAANTDQQYWDRETENLQRSEQVFHVGLDTLRERYNQSRGSHTLQRMYGCDLLEDGSIRGFHQIGYEGNDFLAFDKDTLTYTAADAAALITKRKWEQEGTDAERNKYYLENTCIEWLRKYMSFGKDVLERRERPEVRVSGMEAEKILTLSCRAHGFYPRPISISWLKDGVVQEQETQRGSTVPNSDGTYHAWATIDVLPGNRDKYQCRVEHASLPQPGLFSWEPQSNLIPIVVGVAVAVVAVIAALAGFAVWKSKQGNVPGQVRQRGKKEKGYNVAPGSPITSAAGRHAPLLSACALVTVVLQRADKEWRLLEKTGWMKS
- the LOC137846233 gene encoding class I histocompatibility antigen, F10 alpha chain-like isoform X7, yielding MASSSGGSSGHSGAMGPGQVGALGLGLRLLLGVLGGAASEPHSLRYFDIGVSDPSPGVPQFVTVGFVDGEVFVRYDSETRRMEPRVDWIAANTDQQYWDRETENLQRSEQVFHVGLDTLRERYNQSRGSHTLQRMYGCDLLEDGSIRGFHQIGYEGNDFLAFDKDTLTYTAADAAALITKRKWEQEGTDAERNKYYLENTCIEWLRKYMSFGKDVLERRERPEVRVSGMEAEKILTLSCRAHGFYPRPISISWLKDGVVQEQETQRGSTVPNSDGTYHAWATIDVLPGNRDKYQCRVEHASLPQPGLFSWEPQSNLIPIVVGVAVAVVAVIAALAGFAVWKSKQGKKEKGYNVAPGMML
- the LOC137846233 gene encoding class I histocompatibility antigen, F10 alpha chain-like isoform X5: MASSSGGSSGHSGAMGPGQVGALGLGLRLLLGVLGGAASEPHSLRYFDIGVSDPSPGVPQFVTVGFVDGEVFVRYDSETRRMEPRVDWIAANTDQQYWDRETENLQRSEQVFHVGLDTLRERYNQSRGSHTLQRMYGCDLLEDGSIRGFHQIGYEGNDFLAFDKDTLTYTAADAAALITKRKWEQEGTDAERNKYYLENTCIEWLRKYMSFGKDVLERRERPEVRVSGMEAEKILTLSCRAHGFYPRPISISWLKDGVVQEQETQRGSTVPNSDGTYHAWATIDVLPGNRDKYQCRVEHASLPQPGLFSWEPQSNLIPIVVGVAVAVVAVIAALAGFAVWKSKQGKKEKGYNVAPGSDGGSSYLCTGIE
- the LOC137846233 gene encoding class I histocompatibility antigen, F10 alpha chain-like isoform X4, with the protein product MASSSGGSSGHSGAMGPGQVGALGLGLRLLLGVLGGAASEPHSLRYFDIGVSDPSPGVPQFVTVGFVDGEVFVRYDSETRRMEPRVDWIAANTDQQYWDRETENLQRSEQVFHVGLDTLRERYNQSRGSHTLQRMYGCDLLEDGSIRGFHQIGYEGNDFLAFDKDTLTYTAADAAALITKRKWEQEGTDAERNKYYLENTCIEWLRKYMSFGKDVLERRERPEVRVSGMEAEKILTLSCRAHGFYPRPISISWLKDGVVQEQETQRGSTVPNSDGTYHAWATIDVLPGNRDKYQCRVEHASLPQPGLFSWEPQSNLIPIVVGVAVAVVAVIAALAGFAVWKSKQGNVPGQGRRRRATMWHQAVTGDPATCAQV